A single Brassica oleracea var. oleracea cultivar TO1000 unplaced genomic scaffold, BOL UnpScaffold00950, whole genome shotgun sequence DNA region contains:
- the LOC106320525 gene encoding nudix hydrolase 25-like: MENLPPGYRPNVGVCLINSDNLVFVASRLNVPGAWQMPQGGIEDGEDPKSAAMRELQEETGVVSAAIIAEVPNWLTYDFPPAVKAKVNRLWGGEWHGQAQKWFLVRLIKDEDEREINLANNEADSEFSEWKWARPEEVVEQAVDYKRPTYEQVIKTFGSYLNAPGIAAKCKSAKW, translated from the exons ATGGAGAATCTACCTCCCGGTTACCGTCCCAATGTTGGTGTATGTCTAATCAATTCGGATAATCTG GTATTTGTAGCTTCAAGATTGAATGTTCCTGGAGCATGGCAGATGCCACAG GGAGGCATTGAAGATGGAGAGGATCCAAAGTCAGCCGCCATGAGAGAGTTACAAGAAGAAACTGGGGTCGTTTCAGCTGCAATCATTGCTGAG GTTCCAAATTGGTTGACATATGATTTCCCACCTGCAGTGAAGGCAAAGGTTAACCGTCTCTGGGGTGGTGAATGGCATGGTCAAGCGCAGAAATG GTTCCTAGTGAGACTGATAAAGGATGAGGACGAAAGAGAGATCAATCTAGCAAACAACGAAGCGGATTCAGAGTTTTCGGAGTGGAAATGGGCGAGACCTGAAGAAGTGGTAGAGCAAGCAGTTGATTACAAAAGGCCAACCTACGAACAAGTCATCAAGACTTTTGGTTCTTACTTGAATGCTCCAGGAATAGCTGCTAAATGTAAATCAGCCAAGTGGTAA